The nucleotide sequence GTGGGAGGCGGCCACGTCCGCCGCGAGGGCGAACTCGCCGTCGTAGCCACACGCCTCGATGGCCCGGAGTTCGAGGTCGAATGCCGTCCGCGGGTCGTCGACGCCGATCGGGTTGTACCCCCCTTCGGCGCCGACGTTGAGCGACGCCTCGCCGTACTCCGCGCGGACGATGTCCCCGAGTTCGTAGTACACCTCGGCGGCCATCCGGACGGCTTCGGCGACGGAGTCGGCGCCGACGGGGACGACCTGGTGTTCCTGGAAGGGGAGGTCCCCGCCGGCGAGTTCGCCGCCCTCGATCAGATCGAAGAAGGGGAGCGGGAGGACGTGCGTGTCGGCGCCGCCGACGTACCGGTAGAGGGGCTGGTCGGTCGCCGCGGCCCCGGCCCGGAGGGTGGCGAGCGAGACGCCGGTGATGGCGTTGCCGCCGAGCGGGTCCTCGGGGTCGTCGAGCGCGTCGAGGCGGGCGTCGACGGTTCGCTGGGCGGTGGCGTCGTGGCCGACGAGCGCGGGGGCGATCCGGTCCTCGACGTTCGCGGCCGCCTGTCGGACCCCACGGCCCCGATACCGGTCGTCGCCGTCGCGCAGGTCGATGGCTTCGTGCTCGCCACGGGAGCGACCCCGGGGAACGTCGGCCCGGCCGGTGCCGGCGGCCGTCTCGACGGTGACCCGTAACGTCGGCTCCAGGCGATTGTCGAGGATTTCGCGTGCGGTGATGGCTTCGATGGACGCGTCGGTCATTCGTGGCTACGCTACGTCGGGCGGGGGGCAAATAGTTGGGGAGCGCGGCACCCCGGAACGGGGGGCCGACCCGGACGGCGAAGCCGTCGTATTTAAACCCGGGCGGGAAATATGGCCGAGAGAACACCATGAGAATATTCGAACGAGTATGCGGGCGCGGAGCGGGGGGCACGGCGTGAGCAAGATCAGCGTCGAGATTCCGGACGAACTCCTCGCCGACCTCGACGAGCACGTCGGCGAGGACGGGAAGTTCGTGAACCGGAGCGACGCGATCCGGGCGTCGATCCGGAAGAATCTGGACCTGCTCGACGAGATCGACGCCAGACACGGGCGTCTGGAGGCCGACGAATGAGCGCCGGACGGGACGCGTGGCCGGTGGGCCGCGTCGCGATCCTCGCGCTGTTCGTGACGGCGCTGGTGACCGCACAGTTGACCGCCTCGAAGGTGCTGGCGATCCCGCTGCCGGTCGCGGTACCGCGGATCGGGGCGACGGTCTCCCTGCCCGGGGCGGCGCT is from Haloplanus salinarum and encodes:
- a CDS encoding ribbon-helix-helix domain-containing protein, producing the protein MSKISVEIPDELLADLDEHVGEDGKFVNRSDAIRASIRKNLDLLDEIDARHGRLEADE
- the eno gene encoding phosphopyruvate hydratase, with translation MTDASIEAITAREILDNRLEPTLRVTVETAAGTGRADVPRGRSRGEHEAIDLRDGDDRYRGRGVRQAAANVEDRIAPALVGHDATAQRTVDARLDALDDPEDPLGGNAITGVSLATLRAGAAATDQPLYRYVGGADTHVLPLPFFDLIEGGELAGGDLPFQEHQVVPVGADSVAEAVRMAAEVYYELGDIVRAEYGEASLNVGAEGGYNPIGVDDPRTAFDLELRAIEACGYDGEFALAADVAASHFYDPETGTYALLGETLSRAELLAFYEELVDTYPVVSLEDPLDQNDFDGYADLTDRLDVQIVGDDLFVTSPERLRRGVDRGAATALLWKVNQVGTVTAAREASRLATRNGYAVQVSERSGQTPDTWLADLAVGLGAGQIKTGVTRGERTEQYNRLLEIEDELGDAATFGPPAEGTLDP